A genomic segment from Cyprinus carpio isolate SPL01 chromosome A4, ASM1834038v1, whole genome shotgun sequence encodes:
- the LOC109067996 gene encoding voltage-dependent L-type calcium channel subunit alpha-1C-like isoform X23 codes for MLRGLFSRRRLKHERLQEEVEERFKGKLVSERELGYTFVRPGGSNYSSPSLAPVPSLNEDERVGGGGGVLGLAPEHIPTPGASLSWQAAIDAARQAKLMGTSGAPISTASSTQRKRQHYTKPKKQASTASTRPPRALLCLTLKNPIRRACINIVEWKPFEIIILMTIFANCVALAVYIPFPEDDSNATNSNLERVEYLFLIIFTVEAFLKVIAYGLLCHPNAYLRNGWNLLDFIIVVVGLFSAILEQATKGDGGTSMGGKAAGFDVKALRAFRVLRPLRLVSGVPSLQVVLNSIIKAMVPLLHIALLVLFVIIIYAIIGLELFMGKMHRTCFFFKDGLKGPISEEKPAPCAPSSTHGRHCSMANITQCMMGWAGPNDGITNFDNFAFAMLTVFQCITMEGWTDVLYWMQDAMGYELPWVYFVSLVIFGSFFVLNLVLGVLSGEFSKEREKAKARGDFQKLREKQQLEEDLKGYLDWITQAEDIDPENDDDGLDDDKPRNLSMPASENESVNTDNAPAGDMEGETCCTRMANRISKSKFSRYSRRWNRLCRRTCRAAVKSNVFYWLVIFLVFLNTLTIASEHHQQPDWLTNVQDIANKVLLALFTGEMLLKMYSLGLQAYFVSLFNRFDSFVVCGGILETILVETKIMSPLGISVLRCVRLLRIFKITRYWNSLSNLVASLLNSVRSIASLLLLLFLFIIIFSLLGMQLFGGKFNFDETRRSTFDNFPQSLLTVFQILTGEDWNSVMYDGIMAYGGPSFPGMLVCIYFIILFICGNYILLNVFLAIAVDNLADAESLTSAQKEEEEEKERKKLARTASPEKRQNSEKPPLEDEKKEEKIELKSITSDGETATKINIDEYTGEENEEKNPYPVNDFPAGEEDDEEPEMPVGPRPRPLSDIQLKEKAVPMPEARAFFIFSPNNKFRVLCHKIVNHNIFTNLILFFILLSSISLAAEDPVNNDSFRNQILGYADYVFTGIFTIEIILKMTAYGAFLHKGSFCRNYFNILDLVVVSVSLISSGVQSSAINVVKILRVLRVLRPLRAINRAKGLKHVVQCVFVAIRTIGNIVIVTTLLQFMFACIGVQLFKGKFFYCTDTSKQTHSECRGSYILYKDGNVGKPEKAQRSWENSDFNFDDVLQGMMALFAVSTFEGWPGLLYRAIDSHTEDVGPIYNYRVIISIFFIIYIIIIAFFMMNIFVGFVIVTFQEQGEQEYKNCELDKNQRQCVEYALKARPLRRYIPKNPYQYKVWYVVNSTYFEYLMFTLILLNTICLAMQHHGQSQSFSKAMNILNMLFTGLFTVEMILKLIAFKPRHYFVDAWNTFDALIVVGSVVDIAITEVNGLQNTEDNARISITFFRLFRVMRLVKLLSRGEGIRTLLWTFIKSFQALPYVALLIVMLFFIYAVIGMQMFGKIALRDNSQINRNNNFQTFPQAVLLLFRCATGEAWQEIMLACSPNRPCEKGSEVSHNSEDCGSHFAIIYFVSFYMLCAFLIINLFVAVIMDNFDYLTRDWSILGPHHLDEFKRIWAEYDPEAKGRIKHLDVVTLLRRIQPPLGFGKLCPHRVACKRLVSMNMPLNSDGTVMFNATLFALVRTALRIKTEGNLEQANEELRAIVKKIWKRTSMKLLDQVVPPAGDDEVTVGKFYATFLIQEYFRKFKKRKEQGLVAKIPPKTALSLQAGLRTLHDMGPEIRRAISGDLTVEEELERAMKETVCAASEDDIFRVKRSGGLFGNHVNYYHQSDGHASFPQSFTTQRPLHISKSGSPGETESPSHQKLVDSTFTPSSYSSSGSNANINNANNTAIGHRYPKPTVSTVDGHTGPPLTTVPLPRPTWCFPNKRSCFYDTFMRSDSSDSRLPIIRREEASTDETYDETLLDERDQTMLSMDMMEFQDEESKQLAPMVEADVGEERRPWQSPRRRAFLCPTALGRRSSFHLECLRKHNRPDVSQKTALPLHLVHHQALAVAGLSPLLRRSHSPTLFTRLCSTPPASPSGRGGGGPCYQPVPSLRLEGSGSYEKLNSSMPSVNCSSWYSDSNGNHRGSVQRTQRPVSLTVPPVTRRDSISVAHGSACSLVEAVLISEGLGHYAQDPSFIQVAKQELADACDMTMEEMENAADNILNANAPPNANGNLLPFIQCRDTGSQESRCSHTLNLSTATGSDELLGVELECSEGAGQRNSTLMEDEDMECVTSL; via the exons GAacgggtggagtatctctttctGATCATTTTTACGGTGGAAGCATTTCTCAAAGTTATTGCATACGGGTTGCTGTGTCACCCTAATGCATACCTGCGGAATGGCTGGAACTTGTTGGATTTCATCATCGTGGTGGTAGG gctGTTCAGTGCAATATTAGAGCAGGCCACTAAAGGGGATGGTGGGACTTCAATGGGAGGCAAGGCTGCAGGGTTTGATGTAAAAGCCCTGCGAGCCTTTAGAGTGTTGAGACCTCTGAGACTCGTATCTGGAGTACCta GTTTACAGGTGGTGCTGAACTCCATCATTAAAGCCATGGTTCCCCTCCTGCACATCGCTCTGCTCGTTCTGTTCGTCATCATCATTTATGCCATCATCGGCCTAGAGCTCTTCATGGGCAAGATGCACAGAACTTGTTTTTTCTTCAAAGATGGACTCAAAG GTCCTATATCTGAAGAGAAGCCGGCCCCCTGCGCCCCAAGCTCCACCCATGGACGACACTGCTCCATGGCCAACATAACACAGTGCATGATGGGATGGGCAGGCCCAAATGATGGAATCACGAACTTTGATAACTTTGCATTTGCCATGCTAACTGTGTTTCAATGCATCACGATGGAGGGCTGGACTGACGTCCTGTACTGG ATGCAGGATGCCATGGGTTATGAGCTTCCGTGGGTCTATTTTGTCAGTCTGGTCATCTTTGGATCCTTTTTCGTTCTAAATCTGGTTCTGGGTGTGTTGAGCGG AGAGTTCTCTAAAGAGCGAGAAAAGGCCAAAGCACGCGGTGATTTCCAGAAGCTCCGTGAGAAGCAGCAGCTGGAGGAGGATCTAAAGGGCTACCTGGACTGGATCACGCAGGCGGAGGATATCGACCCTGAGAACGATGACGACGGACTGGACGACGACAAGCCTAGAAATC TGAGTATGCCGGCCAGTGAAAATGAGTCTGTGAACACTGATAATGCTCCCGCTGGAGACATGGAGGGAGAGACCTGCTGTACTCGCATGGC AAATAGGATCTCCAAATCCAAATTCAG TCGATATTCACGCCGATGGAATCGGTTATGTCGGCGCACGTGCCGTGCAGCAGTGAAGTCAAATGTGTTCTACTGGCTGGTGATCTTCCTGGTGTTTTTGAACACACTTACTATCGCCTCTGAGCACCACCAGCAGCCAGACTGGCTCACCAATGTACAAG ATATCGCCAATAAGGTGTTGCTGGCTCTTTTTACCGGTGAGATGCTGCTGAAGATGTACAGCCTGGGTCTACAGGCCTATTTCGTCTCCCTTTTCAACCGCTTCGACAGTTTTGTGGTGTGCGGTGGAATTCTGGAGACTATCCTGGTAGAGACTAAGATCATGTCACCCCTCGGCATCTCTGTGCTGCGCTGTGTGCGTCTGCTCCGCATCTTCAAGATCACCAG GTACTGGAACTCTCTCAGTAATCTAGTGGCGTCTCTGCTGAACTCGGTGCGCTCTATCGCGTCCCTGCTTCTGCTGCTCTTCctgttcatcatcatcttcagtcTGCTCGGAATGCAGCTCTTTGGTGGCAAGTTCAACTTTGACGAGACGCGCCGCAGCACCTTCGATAACTTCCCGCAGTCTCTCCTCACCGTCTTTCAG ATTTTGACCGGAGAGGACTGGAACTCTGTGATGTATGATGGGATCATGGCATATGGTGGGCCCTCCTTTCCTGGCATGCttgtctgcatttatttcatcatcctcttcatctgCGGAAACT ACATCCTCCTGAATGTCTTCTTGGCCATTGCCGTGGACAACCTGGCAGACGCAGAGAGTCTGACATCTGcgcagaaagaggaagaggaggagaaagagaggaagaagcTGGCCAG AACGGCCAGTCCAGAGAAGCGGCAGAACTCTGAGAAACCACCTCTGGAGGatgaaaagaaagaggaaaagatTGAACTTAAATCCATCACTTCTGATGGAGAGACTGCCACCAAG ATCAACATAGATGAGTACACAGGGGAGGAGAATGAGGAGAAGAATCCATATCCTGTGAACGACTTCCCAG CAGGAGAGGAGGACGATGAGGAGCCAGAGATGCCAGTAGGTCCTCGTCCACGTCCACTCTCTGACATTCAGCTGAAGGAGAAAGCTGTCCCCATGCCAGAAGCCAGGGCTTTCTTTATTTTCAGCCCCAATAACAA gTTCAGGGTTTTGTGTCATAAGATTGTAAACCACAACATCTTCACCAATTTAATCCTGTTCTTTATACTGCTGAGCAGTATTTCACTGGCAGCGGAGGACCCAGTGAATAATGACTCATTCAGGAATcag ATTCTAGGCTATGCAGATTACGTGTTTACAGGAATCTTCACCATAGAGATCATTCTGAag ATGACAGCGTATGGAGCATTCCTACATAAGGGTTCATTTTGTcggaattattttaatattttggatcTGGTGGTGGTCAGTGTGTCTCTGATCTCCTCTGGAGTTCA GTCAAGTGCCATTAATGTAGTAAAGATTCTCAGAGTGCTGAGGGTGTTGAGGCCCCTGAGAGCAATCAACAGAGCCAAGGGCCTCAAA CATGTggtccagtgtgtgtttgtagcCATCCGTACCATCGGGAACATCGTCATCGTCACCACTTTGCTGCAGTTCATGTTTGCCTGTATTGGTGTTCAACTTTTCAAG GGCAAATTCTTCTACTGCACAGACACCTCTAAACAGACACATTCCGAATGCAG aGGGTCCTATATATTATACAAAGATGGGAATGTTGGGAAACCAGAGAAAGCACAGCGTTCATGGGAGAACAGTGACTTCAACTTTGATGATGTCCTGCAGGGCATGATGGCTCTGTTTGCCGTATCCACTTTTGAGGGTTGGCCAGG GCTCCTCTACAGAGCCATTGACTCCCATACAGAGGATGTTGGCCCAATCTACAACTACCGTGTGATCATCTCTATATTCTTCATCAtctacatcatcatcatcgccTTCTTCATGATGAACATATTCGTAGGTTTCGTCATTGTGACATTTCAGGAGCAGGGAGAGCAAGAGTACAAAAACTGTGAGCTGGACAAGAACCAG CGTCAGTGTGTGGAATATGCCCTGAAGGCCCGTCCCCTGCGCAGGTACATCCCCAAGAACCCGTATCAGTATAAGGTTTGGTACGTGGTGAACTCTACCTACTTTGAGTACCTGATGTTCACCCTCATTCTTCTCAACACCATCTGCCTGGCCATGCAG CATCATGGCCAATCTCAGTCGTTCAGCAAAGCCATGAATATCCTCAACATGTTGTTCACCGGCCTCTTCACTGTGGAAATGATCCTCAAACTCATCGCCTTCAAACCCAGG CATTATTTTGTTGATGCATGGAACACGTTTGATGCCCTTATTGTAGTGGGTAGTGTTGTTGATATAGCCATCACAGAGGTTAAC GGCCTCCAAAACACTGAAGATAACGCCAGGATCTCAATCACATTCTTTCGGCTGTTCCGTGTGATGAGGCTGGTGAAGCTCCTGTCTCGGGGAGAGGGCATTCGGACGCTGCTCTGGACCTTCATTAAATCCTTTCAG GCTCTTCCCTATGTTGCTTTGCTGATCGTGATGCTGTTCTTCATCTACGCCGTCATTGGGATGCAG ATGTTTGGTAAGATTGCCCTGAGGGACAACAGCCAGATCAACCGAAACAACAACTTTCAGACGTTTCCTCAGGCTGTTCTGCTGCTCTTCAg GTGTGCAACAGGGGAGGCATGGCAGGAAATCATGCTGGCCTGTTCTCCGAACCGCCCGTGTGAgaaggggtcagaggtcagccaCAACAGTGAAGACTGTGGCAGCCACTTTGCCATCATCTACTTTGTTAGCTTTTATATGCTTTGCGCCTTCCTG ATCATTAACCTCTTTGTGGCCGTCATCATGGACAACTTTGACTATTTGACACGTGACTGGTCGATATTGGGGCCGCATCACCTGGATGAGTTTAAGAGGATATGGGCAGAGTACGATCCTGAGGCCAA GGGACGGATAAAGCACCTGGATGTGGTGACGTTGCTGCGCAGGATTCAGCCTCCCCTTGGGTTTGGAAAGCTTTGTCCACATAGAGTGGCGTGCAAG CGGCTTGTGTCCATGAACATGCCTCTCAATAGTGACGGGACGGTGATGTTCAACGCAACTCTCTTTGCTCTAGTACGAACGGCTCTACGCATCAAAACGGAAG GTAACCTGGAGCAAGCGAATGAGGAACTCAGGGCCATCGTGAAGAAGATCTGGAAGAGGACGAGCATGAAGCTGCTGGATCAAGTCGTTCCCCCTGCTGGAG ATGATGAAGTAACAGTGGGGAAGTTCTATGCCACATTCCTGATTCAGGAATACTTCAGGAAATTTAAGAAGCGCAAGGAACAGGGCCTGGTGGCCAAAATTCCTCCAAAGACTGCTCTTTCATTGCAG GCTGGCCTGCGTACACTGCATGATATGGGTCCTGAGATCAGAAGAGCGATATCAGGAGACCTGACTGTggaggaggagctggagagagCCATGAAGGAAACCGTGTGTGCTGCATCTGAGGATGATATCTTCAGGGTAAAG CGGTCTGGCGGTCTCTTCGGTAACCACGTCAACTACTACCACCAGAGTGACGGCCACGCCTCCTTCCCACAGTCCTTCACAACACAGCGGCCGTTGCACATCAGTAAATCCGGGAGTCCTGGCGAAACAGAATCTCCGTCTCATCAGAAGCTTGTTGACTCCACCTTCACTCCGAGCAGTTACTCTTCCTCAGGATCCAACGCAAACATTAACAACGCCAACAACACAGCCATCGGACACCGGTACCCCAAACCTACCGTCAGCACAGTGGACGGACACACGGGACCGCCCCTCACCACCGTCCCACTGCCACGGCCCACATGGTGCTTTCCTAACAAGAG GAGCTGTTTCTATGACACTTTCATGCG CTCTGATTCCAGTGACAGTCGTCTCCCTATAATCCGGCGAGAGGAAGCATCTACAGATGAGACGTACGATGAAACATTACTAGATGAGAGAGATCAGACCATGCTCTCCATGGACAT GATGGAATTTCAGGATGAAGAGAGCAAGCAGTTGGCTCCCATGGTGGAGGCGGATGTAGGGGAGGAGAGGAGGCCGTGGCAGTCTCCACGGCGACGGGCCTTTCTCTGCCCCACTGCACTgg GTCGACGGTCTTCCTTTCACTTGGAGTGTCTGAGAAAACATAACAGACCTGATGTTTCTCAGAAAACAGCACTACCACTGCATCTAGTGCATCATCAG GCTCTGGCTGTGGCAGGGTTGAGTCCCTTGCTGAGACGGAGTCATTCTCCGACGCTGTTCACGCGTCTGTGTTCCACACCTCCTGCGAGTCCCAGCGGCCGTGGCGGGGGAGGGCCGTGCTACCAGCCCGTTCCGTCTCTGCGGTTGGAGGGCAGCGGATCTTACGAGAAACTCAACAGCAGCATGCCGTCTGTGAACTGCAGCTCGTGGTACAGTGACAGTAATGGCAACCACAGGGGGAGCGTGCAGAGGACGCAGCGACCCGTGTCCCTCACGGTTCCTCCGGTCACACGCAGAGACTCCATATCCGTGGCACATGGGAGCGCCTGCAGCCTCGTGGAGGCG GTGTTGATATCCGAGGGTTTGGGTCACTATGCACAGGATCCCTCCTTCATCCAGGTAGCGAAGCAGGAACTAGCGGACGCCTGCGACATGACCATGGAGGAGATGGAGAACGCTGCCGACAACATTCTCAATGCCAACGCGCCACCCAATGCCAACGGAAACCTGCTACCCTTCATACAGTGCAGAGACACTGGCTCCCAGGAGTCCCGTTGCAGCCACACGCTGAACCTCTCGACCGCCACGGGCTCCGATGAGCTGCTGGGGGTGGAGTTAGAGTGCTCCGAGGGGGCGGGGCAGCGGAACAGCACTCTGATGGAGGACGAGGACATGGAGTGCGTGACCAGTTTGTAG